Proteins from one Salaquimonas pukyongi genomic window:
- a CDS encoding polyamine ABC transporter substrate-binding protein yields the protein MKNAIKLAAWTTAISMAATASMAAEVRIYNWSDYIDESILEDFTKETGIEVTYDVFDSNEVLETKLLAGGTGYDIVVPTGSFLSRQIQAGVFQKLDKSKLPNLKNMWDDVAAQTAKYDPGNEYSINYMWGTTGIGYNVGKAKEILGTDTIDSWDVIFKPELISKFKDCGVHLLNAPDELIPAALNWMGIDPNTSDPDDLAKAEEALMAIRPYVQKYHSSEYINALANGDICLAVGWSGDVLQARDRADEADNGVEVAYSIPKEGALMWFDQMAIPADAQNVEEAHAFLDYIMRPEVIAKASNYVYYANGNKASMELLEEDLITDPGVYPTEEATKGLYTKLAYDPKTQRVATRLWTKVTTGQ from the coding sequence ATGAAGAACGCGATCAAACTCGCCGCATGGACAACCGCGATCTCCATGGCGGCTACGGCTTCGATGGCTGCGGAAGTGCGAATTTACAACTGGTCCGACTATATCGACGAATCGATATTGGAGGATTTCACAAAGGAAACCGGGATCGAAGTCACCTATGACGTTTTCGATTCAAACGAGGTTCTGGAAACCAAATTGCTGGCCGGTGGTACCGGTTACGACATTGTGGTTCCGACCGGCTCGTTTCTTTCCCGCCAGATCCAGGCTGGTGTGTTTCAGAAACTCGACAAGTCCAAACTGCCCAATCTGAAAAACATGTGGGATGACGTTGCTGCGCAGACCGCCAAATACGATCCGGGCAACGAATATTCCATCAACTACATGTGGGGCACGACAGGCATTGGCTACAATGTGGGCAAGGCAAAGGAAATCCTGGGCACCGATACCATCGATTCCTGGGATGTGATTTTCAAACCGGAGCTGATTTCAAAGTTCAAGGATTGCGGCGTGCATCTGCTGAATGCACCTGATGAGCTTATTCCTGCCGCACTCAACTGGATGGGTATCGATCCCAACACATCCGATCCTGACGATCTGGCCAAGGCGGAAGAAGCCCTCATGGCGATCCGGCCTTATGTGCAGAAATACCATTCTTCCGAGTATATCAATGCGCTGGCAAATGGCGATATCTGCCTGGCCGTCGGCTGGTCCGGCGACGTGCTGCAGGCCCGCGATCGTGCCGATGAGGCCGACAATGGCGTTGAGGTTGCATATTCCATTCCCAAGGAAGGTGCGCTGATGTGGTTCGACCAGATGGCCATTCCGGCGGACGCCCAGAATGTTGAGGAGGCCCACGCTTTCCTCGACTACATCATGCGGCCCGAGGTGATCGCCAAGGCGTCGAACTATGTCTATTACGCCAATGGCAACAAGGCATCGATGGAGCTTCTGGAAGAGGACCTGATCACCGATCCGGGTGTCTATCCCACGGAAGAGGCAACCAAGGGCCTGTACACGAAGCTGGCGTATGATCCGAAGACCCAGCGCGTTGCGACCCGCCTGTGGACCAAGGTCACCACCGGCCAGTAA
- a CDS encoding glutamine synthetase family protein — MNKSQIDQWAEGLPAAAREWLNGRRVEEVECVISDFAGIARGKVMPARKFIETTRSFLPVSIFYQTITGEYSDYDTEESWTERDMVLVPDLHTAVASPWADDVTVQIIHDMETLDGDPVPLSPRYVLKRVLNLYKRKGWEPVVAPELEFYLTKPNIDPDFPLEPPVGRSGRQGAGRQSYSIAAIDEYTAVIDTIYDFAEAQGIEIDTIIQEGGAGQIEINLNHGNPLLLADQVFFFKRTVREAALRHNCYATFMAKPIEDEPGSAMHIHQSVVDRKTGTNIFSKPDGSPSDLFHWFIGGQQHYLISVISLLAPYVNSYRRLVPGVSAPINLEWGCDNRSTGLRIPTSGPEARRVENRVVGMDTNPYLALAACLACGYLGMTRKVAPREAVSGDAYSLPHALPAKCSKALNSSTATRKCARCWVRSSA; from the coding sequence ATGAATAAAAGTCAAATCGATCAGTGGGCCGAAGGTTTGCCGGCAGCCGCCCGGGAATGGCTCAACGGACGCCGGGTCGAGGAAGTCGAATGCGTCATCAGCGACTTTGCGGGCATCGCCCGCGGCAAGGTCATGCCGGCCCGCAAGTTTATTGAAACCACGCGCTCCTTCCTCCCGGTGTCGATTTTCTATCAGACAATCACCGGTGAATATTCCGACTACGACACCGAGGAATCCTGGACCGAGCGCGATATGGTTCTGGTGCCGGATCTTCATACTGCCGTTGCCTCGCCCTGGGCCGACGATGTTACCGTTCAGATTATCCATGACATGGAAACGCTGGACGGGGACCCTGTCCCGCTTTCACCCCGCTATGTGCTCAAGCGCGTGCTCAATCTCTACAAGCGCAAGGGATGGGAGCCCGTGGTGGCGCCTGAACTGGAATTCTATCTTACAAAGCCGAACATCGATCCGGATTTTCCGCTGGAACCCCCGGTGGGCCGCTCCGGCCGCCAGGGCGCCGGCCGTCAATCCTATTCCATCGCAGCCATCGACGAATATACCGCCGTCATCGATACGATCTACGATTTTGCGGAAGCCCAGGGCATTGAAATCGACACGATCATCCAGGAAGGCGGTGCAGGCCAGATCGAGATCAATCTCAACCATGGCAATCCGCTGCTGCTTGCAGATCAGGTGTTCTTTTTCAAACGCACCGTGCGTGAGGCAGCACTGCGTCACAACTGTTATGCCACCTTCATGGCCAAGCCGATCGAGGACGAGCCGGGCAGTGCCATGCACATTCACCAGTCGGTGGTTGACCGCAAAACGGGGACCAATATTTTCAGCAAGCCTGACGGCAGTCCAAGCGATTTGTTTCACTGGTTTATCGGTGGACAGCAGCATTATCTGATTTCCGTGATCTCGCTGCTGGCACCTTATGTGAACTCATATCGGCGGCTGGTGCCGGGAGTTTCTGCACCGATCAACCTTGAATGGGGGTGTGACAACCGCTCCACCGGGCTGAGAATCCCCACTTCCGGCCCCGAGGCGCGCCGGGTGGAAAACCGGGTTGTCGGCATGGACACCAATCCCTATCTAGCGCTGGCTGCCTGTCTTGCCTGCGGCTATCTTGGCATGACGCGCAAGGTTGCGCCCCGGGAAGCCGTATCGGGCGATGCCTATTCGCTGCCCCATGCCCTGCCCGCGAAATGTTCGAAGGCCTTAAACAGCTCGACCGCCACAAGGAAGTGCGCAAGGTGCTGGGTGAGGAGTTCTGCATGA
- a CDS encoding NAD(P)/FAD-dependent oxidoreductase → MTSINLLHSNDRKGVFPASWYAAITGAPASRPAFSGSAEFDVCIIGGGLTGLSAALHLSRAGYDVAVLEAHRVGWGASGRNGGQVGTGQRLDQDYLEKHYGRDNAHRYWEVAEEAKALVRKLAGSSRFECNVEAGILHADHKPRYVAESRDYAEKLNAEYGYDKVRFVDRQELRQLVRSESYFGGTLDMGAFHLNPLALTFGIAEQAEDAGAVLFENSEVLSVTEGNQIKVKTRQGEIRAGHLLYACNGYLGMLQKGIAERVLPINNFVIVTEPLTPAQRDAILPSPAAVADSKFVINYFRMTHDNRLLFGGGENYGYRFPADIKAFVRKPMLEIFPQAEPLKIDFGWGGTLAVTVKRLPLFQRVRGNILACTGYSGHGVALATLAGKIAAEAVDGQASRFDLMADLDTPRFPGGTLLRYPMLVAAMTWFSLRDRL, encoded by the coding sequence ATGACCAGCATCAATCTACTGCATTCAAATGACCGGAAGGGAGTGTTTCCTGCTTCCTGGTATGCGGCGATTACCGGTGCACCGGCTTCCCGCCCGGCCTTTTCGGGCAGTGCTGAATTTGATGTGTGCATTATTGGTGGAGGACTGACCGGCCTTTCAGCGGCGCTGCATCTTTCTAGGGCCGGGTATGATGTGGCAGTGCTTGAGGCGCACCGCGTCGGCTGGGGAGCGTCGGGCCGCAATGGCGGGCAGGTTGGAACCGGACAGCGCCTTGATCAGGATTATCTGGAAAAGCACTACGGCAGGGATAATGCCCACCGCTACTGGGAAGTTGCCGAAGAAGCCAAGGCATTGGTGCGCAAACTGGCTGGCAGCAGTCGCTTCGAATGCAATGTCGAAGCGGGCATTCTGCACGCAGATCACAAACCGCGTTATGTTGCAGAAAGCCGCGACTACGCCGAAAAGCTCAATGCCGAATATGGCTATGACAAGGTCCGTTTTGTCGACCGGCAGGAGCTCCGCCAGCTGGTGCGCAGCGAAAGCTATTTTGGCGGCACCCTCGACATGGGGGCCTTTCACCTTAATCCACTCGCACTGACATTTGGCATTGCCGAACAGGCTGAAGACGCCGGTGCTGTATTGTTTGAAAATTCCGAAGTTCTGTCGGTGACGGAAGGCAATCAGATTAAGGTCAAAACCCGGCAGGGCGAAATCCGCGCCGGCCATCTTCTTTATGCCTGCAACGGCTATCTTGGCATGCTGCAGAAGGGCATCGCAGAGCGTGTCTTGCCGATCAACAACTTCGTCATCGTTACCGAACCGCTTACCCCGGCGCAACGCGATGCGATCCTGCCGTCGCCTGCAGCGGTTGCCGATTCAAAGTTCGTCATCAATTACTTCCGCATGACCCATGACAACCGTCTGCTGTTTGGTGGCGGGGAAAACTACGGTTACCGGTTCCCCGCCGACATCAAGGCATTTGTCCGCAAGCCCATGCTGGAGATTTTTCCCCAGGCCGAACCGCTCAAAATCGACTTTGGCTGGGGCGGGACTTTGGCCGTGACAGTCAAGCGGCTGCCGCTTTTCCAGCGCGTTCGGGGCAACATTCTTGCCTGTACGGGCTATTCTGGGCATGGCGTTGCACTGGCCACGCTTGCCGGAAAAATCGCGGCTGAAGCAGTTGATGGCCAGGC
- a CDS encoding ABC transporter ATP-binding protein — MSEDAVPIVEFRDVTKQFGDFTAVDNVSLKVFPGEFFALLGPSGCGKSTLLRMLAGFETLTGGTILLDGKDIASTPPNLRPVNMMFQSYALFPHLTVAQNIAFGLKRAGMEKGAVEERTNEMLRLVKMEQFSARKPHQMSGGQRQRVALARSLARNPKLLLLDEPLGALDAKLRESTQFELVNIQEKLGTTFIIVTHDQEEAMTVATRIGVMDHGILAQVDTPADIYENPKSRFVADFIGDVNLIEAKVGGAKKAEGEDCIRFTVDGYKQEFTARSTEPLAKGSKAHLAIRPEKITISKNKDAKAVNQIEGVVDDIAYVGNLSTYHVRLANGSVIKAQEANRRRISNRQITWEDKVWLSWTAGAGLLLAN; from the coding sequence CTGAGTGAAGATGCGGTTCCGATCGTTGAATTCCGAGACGTCACCAAACAATTCGGTGACTTTACCGCCGTCGATAATGTTTCCCTGAAGGTGTTTCCCGGCGAGTTTTTCGCCCTGCTGGGACCGTCAGGATGCGGCAAATCCACCTTGTTGCGCATGCTTGCAGGCTTTGAGACACTAACCGGCGGGACGATCCTGCTGGATGGCAAGGACATCGCATCCACACCGCCCAATCTGCGGCCGGTGAACATGATGTTTCAGTCCTATGCGCTTTTTCCCCATCTGACGGTTGCCCAGAACATTGCCTTCGGACTGAAGCGCGCAGGCATGGAGAAGGGGGCCGTTGAAGAGCGCACCAACGAAATGTTGCGGCTGGTGAAGATGGAACAATTCTCCGCCCGCAAGCCCCATCAGATGTCCGGCGGCCAGCGCCAGCGCGTGGCGCTTGCCCGCTCCCTGGCCCGCAATCCCAAGCTTCTGCTGCTGGACGAGCCGCTGGGTGCGCTCGATGCCAAGCTTCGTGAATCGACACAGTTCGAACTGGTCAACATCCAGGAAAAACTCGGTACGACCTTCATTATCGTCACCCACGACCAGGAAGAGGCGATGACGGTGGCAACCCGCATCGGCGTCATGGATCATGGCATTCTGGCTCAGGTCGATACCCCTGCCGACATTTACGAAAACCCCAAATCGCGTTTCGTTGCCGACTTCATCGGCGATGTAAACCTGATTGAAGCCAAGGTTGGCGGGGCAAAGAAAGCAGAGGGCGAGGATTGTATCCGTTTCACCGTTGACGGCTATAAACAGGAATTTACCGCACGATCCACTGAACCGCTGGCCAAGGGCAGCAAAGCCCATCTTGCCATCCGGCCGGAAAAGATCACCATTTCCAAAAACAAGGATGCAAAGGCGGTCAATCAGATCGAAGGTGTGGTCGACGACATCGCCTATGTGGGCAATCTGTCGACCTATCATGTCCGGCTGGCAAACGGGTCTGTCATCAAGGCACAGGAAGCGAACCGAAGGCGCATTTCAAACCGGCAAATCACCTGGGAAGACAAGGTCTGGCTTTCCTGGACAGCGGGCGCAGGCCTGCTGCTGGCCAACTGA